gataaaaactcttaccaaaataggaattgaaggaaaattcctcaacataataaagggcatctatgcaaagccaacagccaatatcactctaaatgcagagaacctgaaagcatttcccttgagaacgggaaccagacaaggatgccctttatcactgctcttattcaacatcatgctgaaagtcctagccagggcaattaggctagacaaagaaataaaaggcatccggattggcaaggaagaagtaaagttatcactatttgcagatgacatgattatatacacagaaaaccctaaggaatcctgcagaaaactactgaaactaatagaagagtttggcagagtctcaggttacaaaataaacatacaaaaatcacttggattcctctacatcaacaaaaagaacaccgaagaggaaatcaccaaatcaataccattcacagtagcccccaagaagataagatacttaggaataaatcttaccaaggatgtaaaagacctatacaaagaaaactacaaagctctactacaagaaattcaaaaggacatacttaagtggaaaaacatacactgctcatggataggaagacttaacatagtaaaaatgtctattctaccaaaagccatctatacatttaatgcacttccgatccaaatttcaatgtcatattttaaatggatagagaaacaaatcaccaatttcatatggaagggaaagaagccccggataagtaaagcactactgaaaaagaagaagaaagtgggaggcctcactctacctgattttagaacctattatacagccacagtagtcaaaacagcctggtattggtacaacaacaggcacatagaccaatggaacagaattgagaacccagacatagatgcatccacgtatgagcagctgatatttgacaaaggaccagtgtcaattaattggggaaaagatagcctttttaacaaatggtgctggcataactggatatccatttgcaaaaaaatgaaacaggacccatacctcacatcatgcacaaaaactaactccaagtggatcaaagacctaaacataaagactagaacaataaagatcatggaagaaaaaattgggacaaccctaggagccctaatacaaggtataaacagaatataaaacattaccaaaaatgatgaagagaaaccagataactgggagctcctaaaaatcaaacacctatgctcatctaaagacttctccaaaagagtaaaaagaccacctacagattgggaaagaattttcagctatgacatctccgaccagcgcctgatctctaaaatctacatgattctgtcaaaactcaaccacaaaaagacaaacaacccaatcaagaagtgggcaaaggatatgaacacacatttcactaaagaggatattcaggcagccaacagatacatgagaaaatgctctcgatcattagccattagagaaacgcaaattaaaactacgatgagatttcatctcacaccagcaaggctggcattaatccaaaaaacacaaaataataaatgttggagaggctgcggagagattggaactctcatacactgctggtgggaatgtaaaatggtacaaccactttggaaatctatctggcgttcttaaacagttagaaatagaactaccatacaacccagaaatcccactcctgggaatataccctagagatacaagagccttcatacaaacagatatatgcacacccatgtttattgcagctctgtttacaatagcaaaaagttggaagcaaccaaggtgtccatcaacagatgaatgggtaaataaattgtggtatattcacacaatggaatactacgcatcgataaagaacagtgacaaatctgtgaaacatttcataacatggaggaacctggaaggcattatgctgagcgaaattagtcagcggcaaaaggacaaatattgtataagaccactattataaaatcctgagaaatagtaaacctgagaagaacacatacttttgtggttacgagggggggagggagggagggtgggagagggatttttattgattaatcagtagataagaactgctttaggtgaagggaaagacaacactcaatacatggaaggtcagctcaattggactggaccaaaagcaaagaagtttccgggataaaatgaatgcttcaaaggtcagcagagcaagctcgggggtctggggaacatggtttgtggggacttctaagtcaattggcaaaataattctattatgaaatcattctgcatcccactttgaaatgtggcgtctggggtcttaaatgctaacaagcggccatctaagatgcatcaattggtctcaacccacctggagcaaaggaaaatgaagaacaccaaggccacacgacaactaagagcccaagagacagaaagggccacatgaaccagagacctacatcatcctgagaccagaagaactagttggtgcccggccacaatcgatgactgccctgacagggagcacagcagaggacccctgagggagcaggagatcagtgggatgcagaccccaaattctcataaaaagaccaaacttaatggtctgactgagactagaggaatcccggcggccatgctccccagaccttctgttggcacaggacaggaaccatccccgaagacaactcatcagacatgaaagggactgggcagcgggtgggagagagacgctgatgaagagtgagctaattatatcaggtggacacttgagattgtgttggcaactcttgtctggaggggggatgggaggatagagagagagggaagccggcaaaattgtcaagaaaggagagactgaaagggctgactcaagagggggagagcaagtgggagtagggagtgagatgtatgtaaacttatatgtgacagactgattggatttgtaaacgttcacttgaagcttaataaaagttataaaaaaaaaaaatttggaaaataaaaaaagataagaaaagcctccaggagtcccagagtcacACTAGTGGGGCTGTTTAGACAGGGGGAGTAGCTCCCAGGCTGCAGATTAtggcctggctagagggggtatagatgtcacacagcaccaggtattcaggagacaggaaaagaagataaaatgtagagagacaagaactgagaagtgaagaaagacagaaagggaaaaagagagagaaaagaaaaagaaatgaccccagggatcccacctatgtggcTGTGTAGTTTGGGAGAGTGGCTCCTAAGTCGTGTGGTGCAGTTCAGCTAGAAAGGGCttccaagctgcaaaaagaaaaagaaagcaaacaaacagaagacAAAACAAGGAGgagaaaagccccagggatcccaccagtgtggtgctGTAGGCCGgcggagtggttccccagtgctGCATGGCTTCAcatcctttcaagaagaagcaaagatggcgcatgaagccaggtgttccagagaaaggtgagggaggtggtaggaggcacagaagaaaccaaagaggTGGAAAGAACCAGCACCAGCTCATGGGCcctgccagtgtgggcagggagaATCCAACCAGCCTGAGGCCACAGCAGTTGTCTCCTGGCCAAAAGGCTgcggctggcaggaagcagaggaggctgaagtgggggtgtggggggcagggggagaggggagagggtggttaggaaagcatatatggctcgttaccgggtgctctgtctccttctgggaacttcatgaagctgctttcctgtactccctttcCGCTGATCTGCAGTGTGGTTGGGGTGAATCTAAGCTTCACAGatgagccactgcagccagccaggaagctctgaggtagagcagcggggagagaatTGGGGGGCGAGAAAGCATGtctcactggttactgggtgctctgtctcctgctgggagttccccTAAGCTGCTTTCTGGTgatccctgtctgctgatccctgacaggagtccaagatggtagaTCCATGCTGCCTTAGCTATGGGGCCCTCTtcatgtatctctcctcactctctgtcttctgtcagtttcttattccattcagcacttggctgagttctttatgtcTTCAtgtgacacttcaggttccagcaATGACAttggtctctgttttacttaattttatgggtctttgctgtggagggacaacgtagtgcttctgtctatggcaccatgttggtcGGAAGTCTTGCAGTACCAAGGTCTTGAATGACTTCCACGTTTCTGCTGAAACAATGAGCCATAGTGGTTGCCTTGTCCAAGGCAAAGATTGTAGAGAATTCCTGAAAAATTctgataaatattttagaaagttTTAACAAGATTGAAGGAGGTACTGGGCCAGTTTAATAAATTGCTTTCCTGTCATAGGGACAGATCATCCACTCTTTGACTATGCAGAGTTCAcactctgttgctgttgttaggtgccacggaaTCCGTAATGTCTCAAAACGACCCTACGTATGACAGAGTTGAAATACcaccctggtcctgtgccttcctctccatggttgttatgttcgagcccatCCTCGCAAAAGCcgtgtccatccatcttgttgaggatcctctttttttcctgaccctcgaCATTATcaagcactatgtccttctccagggagcggtccctcccgataatatgtccaaaggagGTGAGAGAATTTTCACagtcctggcttctaaggagcattctggctgtacttcttcctagacagatttgttccttcttctggcagtccatggtgtattcaatattcttagccaacaccataattcaaaggcatcgattcttttgtggtcggtcttccttattcgttgacGGAGCAAaggaggccactgaaaacaccatggcttgggtccggtgcaccttagtcctctttGACTTTtcatgctttaaagaggtcctttggaggaGAACATCCCAACATGCTGCGCTGGGTGCTCACAATCTAGTGGGGTGGAAGAGTGAGCAGGTAGGGAAAGTCTTGCTTGCTCTAGTCTCAAGGGCTTaggactagattttttttttccttccccttccaGAAAGGCTCTTCTTGTTCATTTGTATCTGTGATTACATGTCCTTCCCTCAGAGAGCCCTTTACTGACAGCTTGATACAAAGCAGTCATCCAGTTATTCTCCATTGAGGCCTCCTATTCTAATTCCCTGAGGTGCcatgtgatatttttgttttggggccttatttgttttattattcagAGTATCCCCTCCCTGGAATGGGGGAAGCTGACTACCAGTTGAACAGAGACTAGCAAatactgaaaaaataataaacaaaatacaCTCAAGTCCATTGcggtggagtagattccaactcgtggtgagtgaccttacaggacagagtagaagtgccccttagggtttccaaggagtggctggagggttgcaagtgctctttttgtttgtttgtttagcccTGTTAGTCTTAAGCACTGCACCCACGGGCCTCCAGCACAGGAGAGCAGTTGCCCAGTTGTTtatttgaataaatgagtgacaAGAGTCCAAAGAGGTTTGAAAACAGATGAAATgctttatttgggaaaaaaattcaCAAGTATGCTGATTGGCCACCTTGGGGATGGCCCTCAGAGGATGACTCTGAGGTGGCCACGTTTATCATCAGGAATCAAGGCAAACCCAAGGTCAACAGGCATCACTGTGTCCAGTGTTCTGACACTGAGTTTTGTCCAGTGGTCACGAGGGAGAGGGCATGTTCCTGGAGAATTCCTTCTGTGGACCTGGCAAAGCCTCAGGGCGGTGTGTCCGAGGAGAGCTGAGGACACAAGGCCACGTGGAGGAGTCAGTATCTGTGCTTGGTGCAGTAGTCCTTCGGAGACACGACGAGCCCCCGGCCCTTGCGCGCCCCTCGGTAGACCGTCTCCACGATGTCGATCATCTCCTGTTTGTCGTCGATGGCCCAGGTGATCTTGTTGTTGTCGCCAGTGCCCAGATCGATCTGGATGTGTTTGTTCCTGTAGAAGAACATGACGGTGCAGGGATCGTAAAGCTCATACATTTGGTTGAAGCAAGGCACCTCGGTGATATCGACCAGATAGATCACGGCAAATCTCTGGACCTTCTCGGCGATTCTATAGAGAACCTCGTCCATTCTCATGCAGGTGGGATCCCAGTCGTGTCCAAAGCGAATGACGACGATGCGGTTGTCCTCGGAAAGGATGGCCTGGTCCACCTGCCAGCCGTTCTCTAGATGCGGAAGCGTGTAGGACATCTCGAGGGCCCCAGCGACAACCTCCGACTAAGGAGAACCACAGCTGACACGGAGATCTTGCAGAGGCGACGTGGCCGGCCCCCGGGCTGCAGCTGAGGCTGACGGGTGGAAGGCGAGCTCGGCTGGAGGCTGAGACCGTGGCAGGCTGCCTCGGGGCTGTGGAGGTGGACCGGTCCCCAGATCCGCGGGCAGGGAGGCAAGGCCGGTCGCTGGCTCAAGCACccagaaccggaggtcagaggatgCAGAGACGAGCGGGACGCCGGGTCCAGAGCGAGAGACTGACCGCCTTGTGGGAACGTCCATTTAtaccccgggggggggggggggaggcaggCTGcgcccccaaggaagctcccatTTCCACTGCTGGGCGCCTCAGAGCAGATCTCATCAGGGCGGTGACTGCCTTATCTCGGATCTCCTCCCAGAGGCGATCGCCTCCTGTCAGATCTCATCACCACCCAGGTGATTGCTTAATGCTGGGCATCAAGGCCcagagccaagttgacacgtaacatTAACCGTCAGGGCGCCTTGGATGCAGCTTCAGCTCTAAAGGCGGAAGGAAGAAAGCCCTCTCTGGGAAAAGAAACCAGAATTTTCAGGCTTGAGCTTCGGCGACCACCTTATGTAGTTCCTGTGTCCCCTGAGATGTGGTCATTTCAGACTTGAGTTATCAAGAAATGTGGAGCTCACTTAGGCATCGTGGGGATGCCTCAGTTCGAgagtaaaagaaaagaagaaaggatctAGGGTGTTTTAGGTCCCCCGTtgatgtcaattccaactcacagtgaccttatcaGGAAGGAGAAGAACTCCCCTGTACggttccaaggagaagctgatgaattggaactgctgaccttttgcttggcaGCCGGGTAGCTcctaactactgcgccaccagggaggTCTCCAGAggatggccattttgaatgatctttttcCAGTCAGAGGGtggggggtgtggggaccatATCGACAATAGCCAGCTTACCAAGAAAAGTATCTTGATCAAATACCGGAGTCTTGAATGACTCCCAGATTTCTGCTGGAACAACTAGGCGTAGCGGTCGCCTTGTCCAAGGCGGTGATTGTAGAGAATTCCTGAGAAATTCTGATTCATATTTTAGAAAGTTTACACAAGACTGAAGGAGGTAATGGGTCAGTTTAATAAACTGCTTTTCCATCCTAGAGAGAGATCATCCACTCCCTGACTATGCAGAGTTACGTGAGGTGGAGGCGGTTTTGCCCCTAGCGATCTTACGTCGGACAGAACTGAAACACCGTcgggtcctgtgccttcctggccatccttgctttgtTTTAGCCCATCCTGGTAGCCACTGTGCCCatctgtcttgttgaggatcctcctcttttttgctgaccctctactttaccaaacaccatgtccttctccagggacctgtccctcccgataacatgttcaaaggaggtgagacaaattctcaccattctggtttctaaggaatgtcctggctgtactccttccaagacaggtttgttccttcttctggcagtccatggtgtatccagtattcttcaccaacaccataattcaaaggcgacaGTTCTTCTGTGGTCAGTCTTCATTTCGTTGACCATGGAAAGGAGACcgttgaaaatactgtggcttgggtcaggtgcatcttagtccttctTGCCTTttcacactttgaagaggtaaTTTTGGAGGAGATCtttccaatgcaatatgccatgtGTTTACAATCCAATCGGGTGGAACAATGAGTAAGGTGAGAATGTAGAGCTTCCTCTAGTCCCAGGGCCTTAGGACTAGAgttctttgtttctgtttttaatttttatttccttccctttctgaAAAGGCTCTTCTTGTTCATTTGCACCTGTGCTTAAATATGGTTTCCTCAGAGAGCCCTTTGCTGACAGCTTGATTCAAAGTAGTCATCCAGTTATTCTCTGTTGAGGCCTCCTATTCTCATCCTGTGTGTTGCCATataatacatagagagagagagagattcttatttgttttattattgggCATATCCCCTCCATGGAATGGGCAAAACAACACACTGACTACAAGTTGAACAGAAACTAgcaaataatgttaaaaaaaaaaacaaaaaaaaaccctgtcactgttgtgttgattctgactcagtgaccctataggacagagtggaaatgccccatagggtttctaaagcattttttttttttaattccatcttttatttcttccattacccagtggtttttaaggaaggtattgttcagtttccacgtatttgattttcttttcttgctctttgATGAAAACTTTTTAAAGGAAGTGAACAGAGAAGATATAGAGTTAGGTGtgtctataccaaaaaaaaagattgaagaagaaacaactgaaaaaaacTCTGATGAAGAGGAACAAGTCCCTGTAAATGAATGTCAAACAAACAAAACGAAAGAAGAGCCTATATTAAAAGATTCAGACAAACAGAATGAAGAAcctataaataaattaatacagagAGAGATGAAATGACATTATCAATTGTCACCTGAAAAGCTACAAAACAGGAAAGGTCTGTTCGCAGACCCCTATCATGGTTTAGGGGACGACTTGCACGTGGACATGGTGGAGAAGGAAATCAATTATGTCTGCTTTATTCTCCTTCAAAGATAGCAGCATAATGGTTTTACTGTCTTCTTTTTATGTCATCGAGTTCAAATTCTAATTCAAGTTTCAAAACCGCTGGTGGATTTACCAAGTAGAAAGAATCAGTAAAGATAGGAGCTGATTAAAAGAGCCCTCTTCACTGCCTGGAAAGAAGCTGAACTAAGGGTAATTGAATAGAAAGGAATTAATTCTGCAACGGAGTCTGAAGCACAATTAGAAAAAGAGTGATGGCATGAAGTTTTAGAAATAATTGTGTCTTATATTAGGTTCCTTGTCACTCAAAATTTACCTCTGCATGAACATGTTGAAAAACTGGCTGACGATGACTATTTAAACAGAGGAAACTTTCTAGGACTTCTAAAACTTGTATCTCAATATGATCCCATTTTGAGAAATCAATTTAGACACGGTGAAGAAATTTCATGGTCTGTATCTTACTTGTCGCCACAGATTCAAAATGAATTCATTCGCATTTTAGCTTCTTCCGTAAGAAACCAATTAAGTGACtttatatgaaataaatattatGGGGTGCTTTATTCCTCTCCTGATACTGCACACAGAGAACAGTTTTCAGAAGTAATTAGAAACGTGGATATTGATTTCACCAAGAAGACTATAACTATTAAAGAATCATTTCTAGGGTTTATTCAGGTTTATGCAAAAGGTGCAGCCTTAGAAAAGTTATTACAGAGAAATTGCAGGGCAATAACATTCCATTACCTGACTGTAGGTGTCAGTGCTACGATAATGCGTCCGTGATGGTTGGAGTTATTTCTGGACTTCAGCAAAGAATATGCATCTTAAACCATCAAGCATTTTTTATAAACTTTGACAACCGTTCTTTAAATCTAGCAGgaatatatgcaacaaaacaAGTCCCCACACATTACAAATTTTTTGGAACtgtcaaaaatatttgttttctcttgCTCACCTATTCGAAGGAATCTTTTAAAGACTATCGTTAAAAAGACAGTGACGCGTGAGACACAGAAAAGTTGGAGCACTGGAATTGATGGTGTTAGCGAGCGCTATTCTTGGAGGACTTGACAACTTAGtgagttttttgaaaaaaaaagtctgaagatAAAAATACATCAGCCAAAACTAGATGTGAAGCTGAAAATATCTTACAAAAAAATTCAACATCTGATTTTCTTGCCCTCATTCAGTTTTGAAATCAAATTTTAAGTAAAGTTGATCTTGTTCAGAAATGGTTGCAAGATAAAACAATGAACTTTGTGGATGCCTCATACAATATAGAGTCACTTAAAAATGAATTTagggaggtagcatgtgatcaagaactgatggtactgaaggcagaagtccaagctgcactgaaggcattggcaaaaaacaaggctccaggaactgatggaatattaattgagatgtttcaacaaacggatgcagtccTGAAAGTGCTCGCCTGTCTATGCCAataagtttggaagacagctacctggccaaccgactggaagagattcatatttgtacacaTCCCAAAAAAAGGAgatcaacagaatgcagaaattatccaacaatctcattaatatcacacagtaaaattttgctaaagatcattcaaaagtggttgcagtagcacatcgacagggaactgccagaaattcaagctggattcagatgaggacgtggaacaaaggatatcattgatgaagtcagatagatcttggctgacagcagagaattacagaaagatgtttacctgtgttttattgactatgcaaaggcattcaactgtgtggaaagtggatcataacaaattatggataacattgcgaagaatgggaatgctagaacacttaattgtgctcatgaggaacctgtacttagtccaagagacagtcattcgaagAGTGCAagaggatactttgtggtttagtcaggaaggtgtgtgtcagggttgaatcATCTATGATATTAaaaaggcaagattagaggcagttatgttaatgaggcaggactcaaactacaagattaggctgtgtcttaagccaatctctttttttaaaaaaataatttttattgtgctttaagtgaaagtttacaaatcaagtcagtctgtcacatataagcttgtatacaccttactacatactcccatttactctccccctaatgagtcagcccgctcccttcttccagtctctccttttgtgacgattttgccagtttctaaccctctctaccctcccatctcccctccagacaggagatgccaacacaatctcaagtatccacctggtacaagtagctcactcctcatcagcatctgtctccaaccccttgtccagtcccttccatgtctgatgagcagtctttgggaatggttcctgtcctgggccaacagaaggtttggggaagat
This DNA window, taken from Elephas maximus indicus isolate mEleMax1 chromosome 3, mEleMax1 primary haplotype, whole genome shotgun sequence, encodes the following:
- the LOC126071748 gene encoding thioredoxin-like protein 4A translates to MSYTLPHLENGWQVDQAILSEDNRIVVIRFGHDWDPTCMRMDEVLYRIAEKVQRFAVIYLVDITEVPCFNQMYELYDPCTVMFFYRNKHIQIDLGTGDNNKITWAIDDKQEMIDIVETVYRGARKGRGLVVSPKDYCTKHRY